The following are encoded together in the Oreochromis aureus strain Israel breed Guangdong linkage group 18, ZZ_aureus, whole genome shotgun sequence genome:
- the bfsp2 gene encoding phakinin, with translation MPLPRRRSSFLGQTAAERPPSASCGRMGSAGTSAPRGVFVGSTPPASVPSGLGTRVSRRALGISSVFLQGMRSSTTPVLPRGSERAVGSGAAAAGLNSCLTEYRDKVRALEQLNQQLEEQIRLCLDRKASSAGAWGPLRREWEEVYRQVSEAILDNARLMLQTENVQANAEDFKDRFENEQPFRRAVEEEISSLYKVIDEANLTKAELEEQMENMRAELRSLEHNHEQDVRTLYSQMAGRDVDEPDAPIETSLDQILAYIRSHWEKVMEKSRAETDSYLDCKEAQCVSSKLSPEEEQVEALKAECSDTGCKIQSLQAETESIRALKRGLENSLSDARHWHDMELQNLGSVVAKLEAELADIRGEIEQQRRDYDTLLSNKQRLEQEINLYHGILDGEENRFETLCSGLHSEPEGAAAPDSRSDPPGSPGPAAQ, from the exons ATGCCTCTGCCCCGACGCCGCTCATCCTTCCTCGGACAGACGGCCGCCGAGCGGCCGCCCTCTGCCTCCTGCGGGAGAATGGGGTCGGCGGGCACCTCCGCCCCTCGCGGCGTCTTTGTAGGCTCCACCCCACCAGCGAGTGTTCCCTCTGGCCTGGGGACACGGGTGTCACGGCGAGCTCTGGGCATCAGCAGCGTGTTCCTGCAGGGGATGAGGAGCAGCACAACACCGGTGCTGCCCCGAGGCAGCGAGCGAGCAGTGGGGAGCGGTGCGGCGGCAGCGGGACTGAACAGCTGTTTGACGGAATACCGCGACAAAGTGAGAGCGCTGGAACAGCTGAACCAACAGCTGGAGGAGCAGATCCGCCTCTGCCTGGACCGCAAGGCCTCGAGCGCTGGAGCCTGGGGACCCCTCAGGAGGGAGTGGGAGGAGGTCTACAGACAG GTCAGTGAAGCCATCCTGGACAATGCCCGGCTGATGCTGCAGACAGAGAACGTGCAGGCCAATGCTGAGGACTTCAaggacag GTTCGAGAACGAGCAGCCGTTCCGTCGGGCAGTGGAGGAGGAGATCAGCTCGCTGTACAAAGTGATTGATGAGGCAAACCTGACAAAGGCGGAGCTTGAGGAGCAGATGGAGAACATGAGGGCGGAGCTCCGCAGCCTGGAGCACAACCACGAGCAG GACGTGCGGACCCTGTACAGTCAGATGGCGGGACGTGATGTGGACGAGCCCGACGCGCCCATAGAAACCAGTCTGGACCAGATCTTGGCCTACATCCGGAGCCACTGGGAGAAAGTGATGGAGAAGAGCAGGGCTGAGACTGACAGCTACCTGGACTGTAAA GAGGCACAGTGCGTGAGCAGCAAGCTGAGTCCAGAGGAGGAACAGGTGGAGGCGCTGAAGGCTGAGTGCAGCGACACCGGCTGTAAGATCCAGAGTCTGCAGGCAGAGACCGAGTCTATCAGAGCCCTG AAACGGGGTCTGGAGAACTCGCTGAGTGACGCCCGCCACTGGCACGACATGGAGCTCCAGAATCTCGGCTCAGTGGTGGCCAAGCTGGAGGCGGAGCTAGCCGACATACGTGGTGAAATCGAACAGCAGCGCCGCGACTACGACACGTTGCTGAGCAACAAGCAACGGCTAGAGCAGGAGATCAACTTGTACCACGGCATCCTGGATGGCGAGGAGAACCGATTCGAGACGCT ATGTTCAGGTCTCCACTCAGAGCCCGAGGGAGCTGCTGCTCCAGACTCCAGGAGCGACCCTCCAGGATCTCCAGGACCTGCAGCACAGTGA